A single Agrococcus sp. ARC_14 DNA region contains:
- a CDS encoding IS3 family transposase (programmed frameshift), translated as MAMPAPKKYPQELRERAMRLVQEARKEDPELSLNAAVVRIGQRTGVNPDTLRGWMKQAAIDSGERPGVTATDAKRIKDLEAEVRELKRANEILLAASKFLRAGARPAFALVVAFVDDHRDRFGVAPICRVLTEHGVPIAPSGNYAFKQRPPSQRALRDAELLVAIERVFWDRTLGRGISGARKIWRLLVREGHVVARCTVERLMRQAGLQGVRRGKRFVTTRPDEAAVRPPDHVQRVFHAERPNALWVVDFTYVPTWCGMAFTAFVTDVFSRRIVGWRTMGRMPTELPLDALEMALWVRDRAGEVVEGVVQHSDAGSQYTAIRYAERLADAGAIASIGTVGDSYDNALAESVVGLYKTECVKLDGPFRTVDELELATLSWVHWFNENRLHSSIGYLTPIEMENAYYREINYQRQPMLGELALH; from the exons ATGGCCATGCCAGCACCGAAGAAGTACCCGCAGGAGTTGCGGGAGCGGGCCATGCGGCTCGTGCAGGAGGCGCGCAAGGAGGATCCGGAGCTGTCGCTGAACGCGGCGGTGGTGCGGATCGGACAGCGCACGGGCGTGAACCCCGACACGCTCCGCGGTTGGATGAAGCAGGCCGCGATCGATTCGGGCGAGCGCCCCGGCGTGACCGCCACGGATGCGAAGCGCATCAAGGATCTTGAGGCTGAGGTGCGCGAGCTCAAGCGTGCGAACGAGATCCTGTTGGCGGCCTCGA AGTTTCTTCGCGCGGGAGCTCGACCCGCGTTTGCCCTGGTAGTCGCGTTCGTGGACGACCACCGAGACCGGTTCGGCGTCGCGCCGATCTGCCGCGTGCTCACCGAGCACGGCGTGCCGATCGCGCCGTCCGGCAACTACGCCTTCAAACAGCGACCGCCCTCGCAGCGGGCGCTGCGCGATGCGGAACTGCTGGTCGCGATCGAGCGGGTCTTCTGGGATCGCACGCTCGGCCGCGGCATCTCCGGCGCCAGGAAGATCTGGCGCCTGTTGGTCCGCGAGGGCCACGTCGTCGCGCGCTGCACGGTCGAGCGGCTCATGCGGCAGGCGGGCCTGCAGGGCGTGCGACGCGGTAAGCGGTTCGTCACCACCCGCCCCGACGAGGCGGCCGTGCGGCCGCCGGATCACGTGCAGCGCGTCTTCCACGCCGAGCGGCCGAACGCGCTCTGGGTGGTGGACTTCACGTACGTGCCGACCTGGTGCGGCATGGCGTTCACCGCGTTCGTCACCGACGTGTTCTCCCGCCGCATCGTCGGCTGGCGGACGATGGGCCGCATGCCCACCGAACTGCCGCTGGACGCGCTGGAGATGGCGCTCTGGGTGCGCGACCGCGCCGGCGAAGTCGTCGAGGGCGTCGTGCAGCACTCGGACGCCGGGTCGCAATACACAGCGATTCGCTACGCCGAGCGGCTCGCCGATGCCGGTGCGATCGCCTCGATCGGCACGGTAGGCGACTCGTACGATAACGCCCTGGCCGAGTCGGTCGTAGGGCTCTACAAGACCGAGTGCGTGAAGCTCGACGGCCCGTTCCGGACCGTCGACGAGCTCGAGCTCGCGACGCTCTCCTGGGTCCACTGGTTCAACGAGAACCGGCTCCACTCATCGATCGGATACCTCACGCCGATCGAGATGGAGAACGCGTACTACCGTGAGATCAACTACCAGCGTCAGCCGAT